Proteins from a single region of Mucilaginibacter daejeonensis:
- a CDS encoding acyl-CoA thioesterase produces MQVKKPQDSLVIMNELVLPNDTNMMHNLMGGRLLYWMDIAAAMSAQKHSNRLVVTASVDNVSFQRSIKLGDAVTIEAKVTRAFNKSMEVRLDVWAQNIPTGTKEKSNEAFYTFVALDEDGKPTFVPEIVPETEDDKLLFAGALRRRQLRLILSGRMEPNDATEIRALFEAAKHDV; encoded by the coding sequence ATGCAAGTAAAAAAGCCTCAAGATTCTTTAGTGATCATGAACGAATTGGTGTTACCCAATGATACCAATATGATGCACAACCTGATGGGTGGGCGCTTGCTTTACTGGATGGATATCGCTGCCGCCATGAGCGCGCAAAAACATAGTAACCGCTTAGTGGTGACCGCCTCGGTCGATAATGTGTCCTTTCAGCGATCGATCAAATTGGGCGATGCCGTTACCATTGAGGCGAAGGTGACCCGTGCCTTCAATAAATCGATGGAAGTTCGTTTGGACGTCTGGGCACAGAACATTCCTACTGGTACCAAGGAAAAAAGCAACGAGGCCTTTTACACCTTTGTGGCGCTGGATGAAGATGGCAAACCCACCTTTGTGCCCGAGATCGTACCTGAGACCGAAGATGACAAACTGCTTTTTGCAGGCGCCCTGCGCCGTCGCCAGTTAAGGCTTATCCTGAGCGGGCGCATGGAACCTAACGATGCTACCGAGATCAGGGCGTTGTTCGAAGCGGCCAAACATGATGTATAG
- a CDS encoding type IX secretion system plug protein, with the protein MARNDVFFLMLLASLLLYLPSQAQQVIQYNDHIYLPNIKSVECYNTSKEGSFPLIQLRSGEQLQLAFDDLGGNSRQYYYSLEHCDAQWQPSRLSPTEYLTGFVEDRIMDYNYSSSTIQKYIHYEVKIPNQTIAPKLPGNYLLKVYEDGNQSKMIITRRVYVATSAVGVGAQVVPSNNVQLRDRDQKINFTVNYGGLNVQNPYGDIKVVVMQNGQQRTAQMNTRPTFIRNSQLIYTDPTINDFAGGNEYRLFDLRTLKLNSQRVARIFRDTANTVLLTSDEARNRSSYLFEYDNNGEFLIRNQDGRDPRTDADYANVYFNLGLNSKPNGDVYVVGRFNNFELTDANRMTYDATRDRYTLSCLLKQGIYDYQYVLVNADTKKADSAPIEGSYFETENTYQILVYYRQPGSRWEELVGYQEVRTK; encoded by the coding sequence ATGGCTCGCAATGACGTGTTTTTTTTGATGCTGCTGGCATCGCTCCTCCTCTATCTGCCCTCACAAGCCCAGCAAGTGATCCAATACAACGATCACATCTACCTGCCCAACATCAAAAGCGTCGAGTGCTATAACACCAGCAAGGAAGGCTCGTTCCCACTCATCCAGCTACGTTCGGGGGAACAACTGCAACTGGCCTTTGATGACCTTGGAGGCAATAGCCGTCAGTACTACTACAGCCTGGAACATTGTGACGCGCAGTGGCAACCGTCGCGCCTTTCTCCAACCGAATATTTGACCGGCTTTGTGGAGGACCGCATCATGGATTATAATTATTCCAGCAGTACCATCCAAAAGTACATTCATTACGAGGTCAAGATCCCTAATCAGACCATTGCCCCTAAATTGCCTGGCAACTACCTGCTTAAAGTTTACGAGGATGGCAACCAAAGCAAAATGATCATCACCCGCCGGGTGTACGTGGCTACCTCTGCCGTAGGTGTAGGTGCCCAGGTGGTTCCGTCCAACAATGTGCAGCTCCGTGACCGCGATCAAAAGATCAATTTTACGGTCAATTACGGCGGCCTGAACGTGCAGAACCCTTACGGCGATATCAAAGTGGTGGTGATGCAGAACGGACAGCAGCGTACGGCACAAATGAATACACGGCCTACGTTCATCCGTAATTCGCAGCTCATTTACACCGACCCGACCATCAACGACTTTGCCGGTGGTAATGAATATCGCCTGTTCGACCTGCGTACATTGAAGCTAAACTCGCAACGAGTGGCCCGCATATTCAGAGACACCGCCAACACGGTACTACTCACCAGTGATGAAGCGCGTAACCGCAGCTCATACCTTTTCGAGTATGATAATAATGGCGAGTTCCTGATCCGCAACCAGGACGGCCGCGACCCGCGCACTGATGCCGATTATGCCAATGTGTATTTTAACCTTGGCCTCAACAGCAAGCCCAACGGTGACGTGTACGTAGTAGGTCGCTTTAACAACTTTGAGCTGACAGATGCCAACCGGATGACTTACGATGCCACCCGTGACCGCTACACCCTATCCTGCCTGCTTAAACAGGGCATATATGATTATCAATACGTATTAGTGAACGCCGACACCAAAAAGGCTGATAGCGCACCTATCGAAGGCAGCTACTTCGAGACCGAGAACACCTACCAGATCCTGGTATATTACCGCCAACCCGGTTCCCGCTGGGAAGAACTGGTGGGATATCAGGAGGTGAGGACGAAGTAG
- a CDS encoding ABC-F family ATP-binding cassette domain-containing protein, which translates to MIAINDLTFEIGARALYDEANWHIKPGEKIGLIGANGTGKTTLLKLIVGDYSPTSGTISKSKDLTIGYLNQDLLSYSADKSILHVAMEAFERQNQLHDEIEELLKKLETDYSEDLLHKLSDKQSEFDALDGYNIEYKAHEILAGLGFADEDQERKLNTFSGGWRMRVMLAKILLQAPDILLLDEPTNHLDLPSIQWLEDYLGKFEGAVVIVSHDRWFLDKVINRTVESRKGKLTVYAGNYSFYLEEKGLREEIQRGEFKNQQAKIRQEERLIERFRAKASKAKMAQSRIKMLDKMERVDDVDDDNPTVNFTFKFTKQSGRNVINIEGLSKSYPNLEILDAADAIIEKGDKIALIGANGRGKSTLLRIIAGADKNFTGKSETGYNVTQTFFAQHQLESLHLDNEILAELQAFAPKHTDTELRSVLGSFLFTGDDVFKKIKVLSGGEKSRVALAKALTADANFLILDEPTNHLDMQSVNILIQALQQFQGTFIAVSHDRWFLDNIANKIWFIEDHKIKEYPGTYQEYEEWNSKRKLQPKAAPAPKPKVEEKKEPVKQQPSEDKSKQLKKLNQDLGKMEQQIADLEKEVKRSEAELADEKVYNDAAKLKATNEQYKQKQTQLKQLQQQWETLAEQIMELEA; encoded by the coding sequence ATGATAGCTATAAACGATCTTACGTTCGAGATAGGTGCGCGCGCGCTTTATGATGAGGCCAACTGGCACATCAAACCAGGTGAAAAGATCGGCCTGATCGGTGCCAACGGTACCGGTAAGACCACTCTTTTAAAGCTCATTGTGGGCGATTACTCGCCTACATCGGGTACCATATCCAAATCAAAGGACCTCACCATCGGTTACCTTAACCAGGACCTGTTGTCGTACTCGGCCGATAAGTCGATACTACACGTGGCCATGGAAGCCTTTGAGCGTCAGAACCAGTTACATGACGAGATCGAGGAACTGCTTAAAAAGCTGGAGACCGATTACAGCGAGGACCTCTTGCACAAACTGAGTGATAAGCAAAGCGAATTTGACGCGCTTGACGGTTACAACATCGAATATAAAGCACATGAGATATTGGCAGGCCTTGGCTTTGCCGATGAGGACCAGGAGCGCAAGCTGAACACCTTTTCGGGTGGGTGGCGTATGCGGGTGATGCTGGCCAAGATCCTGCTGCAAGCACCTGACATCCTGCTGCTGGATGAGCCTACCAATCACCTGGACCTTCCATCGATCCAATGGCTGGAAGATTATTTAGGTAAGTTCGAGGGTGCGGTGGTGATCGTATCGCACGATAGGTGGTTCCTGGATAAGGTGATCAATCGTACGGTAGAATCGCGCAAAGGTAAACTGACCGTTTATGCAGGTAATTACAGCTTCTACTTGGAAGAAAAAGGCCTACGCGAAGAGATACAACGCGGCGAGTTCAAGAACCAACAGGCTAAGATACGCCAGGAAGAACGCCTGATCGAGCGTTTCCGTGCCAAGGCATCTAAAGCTAAAATGGCGCAATCGCGTATCAAAATGCTCGACAAGATGGAGCGTGTTGACGACGTGGACGACGATAACCCGACCGTGAACTTTACCTTTAAGTTCACCAAGCAAAGTGGACGTAACGTGATCAACATTGAAGGGCTGAGCAAAAGCTACCCTAACCTGGAGATCCTGGACGCTGCCGATGCCATTATTGAGAAAGGCGACAAGATCGCGCTGATCGGTGCCAACGGCCGCGGTAAATCGACCTTGCTGCGCATCATAGCCGGCGCCGATAAGAACTTTACTGGCAAAAGTGAAACGGGCTACAACGTGACACAAACGTTCTTTGCCCAGCACCAATTGGAATCATTACATCTCGACAACGAGATACTGGCCGAGTTACAGGCCTTCGCACCTAAGCATACCGATACGGAGCTACGTTCAGTACTGGGCTCGTTCCTGTTCACGGGTGATGATGTGTTCAAAAAAATCAAGGTATTGTCGGGTGGTGAGAAATCACGCGTGGCACTGGCCAAGGCCCTTACCGCCGATGCCAACTTCCTGATCCTGGATGAGCCCACCAACCACCTTGACATGCAGTCGGTGAATATCCTGATCCAGGCCTTGCAGCAGTTCCAGGGAACTTTCATCGCGGTATCGCACGATCGTTGGTTCCTTGATAATATCGCCAATAAGATCTGGTTCATCGAAGACCATAAGATCAAAGAATACCCGGGCACCTACCAGGAGTATGAGGAATGGAACAGCAAGCGCAAGCTTCAACCTAAAGCCGCACCGGCCCCAAAGCCAAAAGTAGAAGAAAAGAAGGAGCCTGTTAAGCAGCAGCCGTCAGAAGATAAAAGCAAACAGCTAAAAAAACTGAACCAGGACCTGGGCAAAATGGAGCAGCAGATCGCAGATCTGGAAAAAGAGGTAAAAAGATCAGAAGCCGAACTGGCCGATGAGAAAGTTTACAACGACGCTGCCAAACTGAAAGCCACCAACGAACAGTACAAGCAAAAGCAGACCCAGCTCAAACAACTGCAACAGCAATGGGAGACCCTTGCCGAGCAGATCATGGAACTGGAAGCATAA
- a CDS encoding tetratricopeptide repeat protein — protein sequence MKRVWILLFLLGMMLTGATFAAHANEPDSIKQLLQKKLTAKKRFSLLTELFSYYYKTGQVKGLEELTREMLMVAQRSKNDTLLIQGYLNVGNYLVGRADFEAGLEFYLKALHLAEELKLNKMMILLNNNIGGEYEDLKNYAEALKYQNKARQLLAAESKKSEMHVYSSWHMAYNYINLKDPKAGLRYLDEASNIMRTYNLSGGDKSNFIQAHIYWSYGQVYEQLKRTDKAGRAYQRAIAYSDSAHIVTPLILSLNSYSWFLYRQGQLQQAKLNALQGFNKAEKADFGIEIINAASALSQIYTALKMPDSANHYYKVKDTYQAKIFDQQRLSRLQDITFTEQLRQAEEQARLAELEEQRHHNIQYAAIAIAIISFLVIFLLLSRSSVAGPKVIEFLGVVGLLILFEFVNLLIHPVVGKYTHHSPLLMLCVMVGIAALLVPMHHKLEHWIKHKFVHAKH from the coding sequence ATGAAACGTGTTTGGATCTTACTGTTTTTGTTAGGGATGATGTTGACCGGGGCTACATTCGCCGCCCACGCCAACGAGCCCGACTCGATCAAACAGTTGCTTCAAAAAAAGCTTACCGCTAAAAAAAGGTTCAGTCTGCTCACCGAGCTGTTCTCCTATTATTATAAGACAGGACAAGTGAAGGGACTTGAGGAACTCACCCGCGAGATGCTGATGGTGGCTCAACGATCTAAGAACGACACGTTGTTGATACAGGGGTATTTGAACGTAGGCAATTACCTGGTAGGCCGGGCCGACTTTGAGGCCGGACTGGAGTTCTATCTTAAAGCCCTCCATTTGGCCGAAGAGCTTAAGCTCAATAAGATGATGATCCTGCTCAATAACAACATTGGCGGCGAATACGAGGATCTTAAGAATTATGCCGAAGCGCTCAAGTATCAGAACAAAGCCCGGCAACTGCTTGCTGCCGAATCGAAAAAAAGCGAGATGCATGTTTACAGCTCATGGCACATGGCTTACAACTACATCAACCTGAAAGATCCGAAAGCTGGCTTGCGTTATCTTGACGAGGCATCCAATATCATGCGTACTTATAACCTTTCGGGTGGCGATAAAAGTAACTTCATACAAGCGCACATTTATTGGAGCTATGGCCAGGTATATGAACAATTGAAACGTACCGATAAGGCGGGCCGTGCTTATCAGCGCGCGATAGCCTACAGTGATTCGGCCCATATCGTTACGCCATTGATCTTATCCTTAAATAGCTATAGCTGGTTCCTGTACAGGCAGGGGCAGTTGCAGCAGGCCAAGCTTAATGCTTTGCAGGGCTTCAATAAAGCAGAGAAGGCCGACTTTGGGATCGAGATCATTAACGCCGCCTCGGCATTGAGCCAGATCTACACGGCCTTGAAGATGCCTGACAGCGCCAATCATTATTACAAGGTCAAGGATACTTACCAGGCAAAGATATTTGACCAGCAGCGCTTGAGTCGTTTGCAGGACATCACCTTTACCGAACAGCTACGCCAGGCCGAAGAGCAGGCCCGACTGGCCGAACTGGAGGAACAGCGCCATCACAACATTCAATATGCGGCAATAGCTATCGCGATCATCAGCTTTTTAGTGATCTTCTTGCTGTTAAGCCGTAGTTCGGTGGCGGGCCCAAAAGTGATCGAGTTTTTAGGTGTGGTAGGATTGCTGATCTTGTTCGAGTTCGTTAACCTCCTGATCCACCCGGTGGTGGGCAAGTACACGCATCACTCACCACTACTGATGCTGTGTGTAATGGTGGGCATAGCGGCACTATTGGTACCCATGCACCACAAACTGGAACATTGGATCAAGCACAAGTTCGTGCATGCCAAACATTGA
- a CDS encoding SGNH/GDSL hydrolase family protein has product MSNQFNRRNFITSAAVAVVASVSIPNIVEAAISESSAKKKVSLSQGDTILFQGDSITDAGRNRTNTTPNSNPMLGAGYAFLASADLLLKNPTKDLKIWNRGISGNKVYQLAERWNADCLQIKPNVLSIMIGVNDFWHTLSNGYTGTIETYRNDLKKLLDTTKQAMPELKLIIGEPFAVNGVKSVNDNWFPKFNEYRAASREIADNFDAAFIPYQSVFDEAQKVAPGSYWTADGVHPSIAGANLMAQAWLKTVK; this is encoded by the coding sequence ATGAGCAACCAATTTAACCGTCGTAACTTCATTACCAGTGCCGCCGTGGCCGTTGTGGCATCGGTATCGATACCCAACATCGTTGAGGCCGCCATTAGCGAGAGCAGCGCCAAAAAGAAAGTAAGCCTATCTCAGGGCGATACCATCCTTTTTCAGGGTGATAGCATTACCGATGCAGGCCGTAATCGTACCAACACCACACCTAACAGCAACCCAATGCTTGGCGCCGGGTACGCGTTCCTGGCTTCGGCCGATCTGTTGTTGAAGAACCCCACCAAGGACCTCAAGATCTGGAACCGCGGCATCAGCGGTAACAAAGTATACCAACTCGCCGAGCGGTGGAATGCCGACTGCCTGCAGATCAAACCTAACGTATTGAGCATTATGATCGGTGTGAACGATTTTTGGCACACACTTTCCAACGGTTATACCGGCACCATCGAGACCTACCGCAACGACTTGAAAAAACTACTGGACACCACCAAACAGGCCATGCCCGAGCTAAAGCTTATCATCGGTGAGCCATTTGCGGTGAACGGCGTGAAGTCGGTGAACGATAATTGGTTCCCTAAATTCAATGAGTACCGCGCGGCATCGCGTGAGATAGCCGATAACTTTGATGCTGCCTTCATCCCCTACCAATCTGTTTTTGATGAGGCACAAAAAGTTGCTCCGGGCAGCTATTGGACCGCCGATGGCGTACACCCGAGCATAGCAGGTGCCAACCTGATGGCACAGGCCTGGTTGAAGACCGTAAAGTAA
- a CDS encoding quinone-dependent dihydroorotate dehydrogenase: protein MYQLLKPILFKFDPENVHYFVTRNLKRFNRVPGGAGLSRGLWSVNDVRMEREVFGLKFKNPVGLAAGFDKNGDVIAEMANLGFGFVELGTVTPLPQPGNPKPRMFRLPADSALINRMGFNNLGVDVLAQRIATYRKSAEAARNPVIIGGNIGKNKVTPNEDAVSDYIKCFDRLFDVVDYFVVNVSSPNTPGLRALQEKEPLMHILNTLQQRNNKNGISRPILLKIAPDLTNEQLDDIVEIVTGTGIAGVIATNTTISREGLHTAKHIVEETGGLSGKPLTQRSTEVIRYLSQRSNGAFPIIGVGGIHSAEDAEEKLKAGAALVQLYTGFIYEGPDLITRICRRLLGK from the coding sequence ATGTATCAACTGCTCAAGCCAATACTCTTCAAATTTGACCCCGAGAACGTTCATTATTTTGTGACCCGCAACCTGAAGCGCTTTAATCGTGTGCCTGGTGGCGCAGGCTTAAGTCGTGGACTATGGTCGGTAAATGATGTACGCATGGAGCGTGAGGTGTTTGGCCTGAAGTTCAAGAACCCGGTCGGTTTGGCTGCCGGTTTCGACAAGAATGGTGATGTGATCGCCGAAATGGCCAACCTGGGTTTCGGTTTTGTGGAACTGGGCACCGTTACACCTTTGCCTCAGCCGGGTAATCCTAAACCACGCATGTTCAGGCTGCCTGCCGATAGTGCGCTGATCAACCGCATGGGCTTTAATAACCTGGGTGTAGACGTGCTGGCACAGCGCATAGCCACTTACCGTAAAAGCGCTGAGGCGGCCAGGAATCCGGTGATCATTGGCGGTAACATAGGCAAGAATAAGGTGACGCCTAACGAGGACGCGGTGAGCGATTACATCAAATGCTTTGACCGGTTGTTCGATGTGGTTGATTACTTTGTGGTGAACGTAAGCTCACCCAACACTCCGGGTTTACGGGCTTTACAGGAGAAAGAACCGTTGATGCACATATTGAACACCCTGCAGCAGCGTAACAACAAGAACGGCATCAGCCGACCGATCCTGCTTAAGATCGCGCCAGATCTCACCAATGAGCAGCTGGATGATATTGTGGAGATCGTGACCGGCACCGGCATCGCTGGCGTGATCGCCACCAATACCACTATCAGCCGCGAAGGCTTGCACACCGCTAAACACATTGTTGAAGAGACCGGCGGCCTCAGTGGCAAGCCGTTGACCCAGCGCTCTACCGAGGTGATCCGCTATCTGTCGCAACGTTCCAATGGTGCGTTCCCGATCATTGGGGTGGGGGGGATTCACTCGGCTGAAGATGCCGAAGAAAAACTTAAGGCCGGTGCAGCGTTAGTGCAATTGTATACGGGCTTTATTTATGAAGGCCCGGACCTGATCACCAGGATATGCAGACGCTTGCTGGGTAAGTGA
- a CDS encoding spore protein yields the protein MGVTRLKRKDRRNKTVSRLEVQFLKLATNIEPGSRSAEPKKSQIAKNNEVLAQLSK from the coding sequence ATGGGCGTTACACGTTTAAAAAGAAAAGACAGAAGAAATAAAACTGTATCTCGTTTAGAAGTACAATTTTTGAAATTAGCTACCAACATTGAGCCAGGAAGCCGTTCGGCTGAGCCTAAAAAAAGCCAGATTGCTAAGAACAACGAGGTTTTAGCTCAATTAAGCAAATAA
- a CDS encoding TrmH family RNA methyltransferase has protein sequence MISKSQISLIRSLQQKKFRKEHRLFVAEGLKTVSEFINSGYSVKTVYHTPSASANLNKLPYNTDLEPITAAELEKMSGLTTPQEVLAVISIPAPRTLNNTDLQKKFTLVLDGVQDPGNLGTIIRTADWFGIQNIICSEDTVDAYNPKVVQATMGSLARTNIHYTDLAELLPKLGMPVFGALLNGENIYKTDFGNEGLILMGNEGNGIRPDIQALVDRAITIPRIGQAESLNVAIATALFCSEICGKKVQ, from the coding sequence ATGATCTCAAAGTCGCAAATAAGTTTAATTAGATCCTTACAACAAAAAAAGTTTCGCAAAGAGCACCGGCTCTTTGTGGCCGAGGGCTTAAAAACCGTTTCGGAGTTCATTAACTCAGGCTACAGCGTTAAAACCGTGTACCACACCCCATCTGCCTCTGCAAATTTAAACAAATTACCATACAATACCGATCTTGAACCGATTACCGCTGCCGAACTTGAAAAAATGAGCGGACTGACCACCCCGCAAGAGGTTTTGGCCGTGATAAGCATACCTGCTCCCCGAACGCTTAATAACACCGACCTTCAAAAAAAGTTCACGTTAGTATTGGATGGCGTTCAGGATCCCGGCAACCTGGGCACGATCATCCGCACGGCCGATTGGTTCGGCATTCAAAACATTATTTGCTCGGAAGATACGGTGGATGCATATAACCCTAAGGTGGTACAGGCTACGATGGGTTCGCTGGCTCGCACCAATATCCACTATACCGACCTGGCCGAACTACTGCCTAAACTTGGTATGCCTGTTTTTGGTGCTTTATTAAATGGTGAGAACATTTACAAAACAGACTTTGGCAACGAGGGATTGATTTTAATGGGTAACGAAGGCAACGGCATACGGCCTGATATACAGGCATTAGTGGACCGCGCCATTACCATACCGCGCATTGGCCAGGCCGAGTCATTGAACGTGGCGATCGCAACGGCGTTGTTCTGCTCGGAGATATGTGGAAAAAAGGTTCAATAA
- the tamL gene encoding translocation and assembly module lipoprotein TamL yields the protein MRSFYPETKLYSLAILSILLVFVVSSCSLTRGLKENQYLVRGVKVDSVDKEFSESALLYVDRLQQPNSWFNLQLYYLFNKKGNKDLGEAPAILDSNLVEFSRLQIQKFLRNKGYLKTQVISDIKTKNKKAYLTFTARQGPLFRIRNVQDSIGDTNVQALYRVNRRRFSHVQPGGRFDMDSLAYDRDEFYQVMKQNGYYDFYRQYMNYNYDTTFNNSVVDIKVMIDSPPGRKFHPIYKINNTLITIATSNGRTSGNADTLKVDSQFTFVDYSHRFKPDAVTRYIFQHKGDIYNIDQQTLTTSRLSELNVFRNVPNPIYFKVPDSTNRRLNTRIDIIPLKKMSDRVEVEFLHSSQGFLDFFSGSGYGFNVGNTFTHRNVFKHAEILQVKFNYSVLLGNSANQISRGGVQNQDFKIGVNLAFPRIIAPIDLPVLGKYGVPHTTFSSNFQLFYQNGLVKRRSFINSITYDWMETSRKQHSFTPISFEFSNGTIDPAARDALLKQNRFSYIYLIGRTVYTISTQYTYQLNFNKLNSLDDFVYFRGSLDIGGNTMSLLAKALNTPRDTTGARTLFGYPFAQYSKAEVDLRFYRTLGGERQFIFRINAGAGVPYGNSNQLIFEKNYYAGGANDMRAWLPRTLGPGQFNRDFYGTDTTTRDRLKYLDQFGEIKVVSNLEYRSKLINNFYGTKVKGALFMDMGNIWRIKDAPENPGGKFTFNNLYKSTAIGIGAGLRFDLQFFVFRLDAAFKFKDPQFDGADQYVLLKNFGELFKKGQFKSDYQDSHGEPYRFMQLNFAIGMPF from the coding sequence TTGAGATCATTTTACCCTGAAACTAAGCTATACAGCCTTGCAATATTAAGTATTCTTTTAGTTTTTGTGGTAAGCAGCTGCAGTTTAACACGCGGGTTAAAAGAAAACCAGTACCTGGTGCGCGGCGTTAAAGTGGATAGCGTTGACAAGGAGTTCTCGGAGTCGGCCCTGCTTTATGTGGATCGTTTACAGCAACCCAACAGCTGGTTCAACCTCCAACTTTACTATCTCTTTAATAAAAAAGGAAACAAAGATCTTGGCGAGGCCCCTGCCATACTTGACAGTAACTTAGTAGAGTTCTCGCGACTGCAGATCCAAAAGTTCCTTCGAAACAAAGGTTACCTCAAAACACAGGTGATCAGCGATATCAAGACCAAGAACAAGAAAGCATACCTCACGTTCACCGCCCGCCAGGGGCCGCTTTTTAGGATACGCAATGTGCAGGACAGTATTGGTGACACCAATGTGCAGGCGCTGTACCGGGTGAATCGCAGGCGTTTCTCGCACGTACAACCCGGTGGCCGTTTTGACATGGACAGTTTGGCCTATGATCGCGACGAGTTCTACCAGGTGATGAAGCAGAACGGCTATTACGACTTCTATCGTCAGTACATGAACTATAACTATGATACCACCTTTAATAACAGTGTGGTGGATATCAAAGTAATGATCGATAGCCCGCCAGGACGTAAATTTCACCCCATATACAAGATCAATAATACACTGATCACCATTGCCACCAGCAACGGACGCACCAGCGGAAATGCCGACACCCTCAAGGTCGATTCACAGTTCACTTTTGTGGATTACTCGCACCGGTTCAAGCCTGATGCAGTAACGCGCTATATATTCCAGCACAAAGGCGATATCTATAACATCGACCAGCAAACGCTTACCACCTCGCGACTCTCAGAGTTGAACGTGTTCCGTAACGTGCCCAACCCGATATACTTCAAGGTGCCCGATAGTACCAACCGACGGCTCAATACGCGGATCGATATCATTCCGCTCAAAAAGATGTCGGACCGGGTGGAGGTCGAGTTCCTGCACTCCAGTCAGGGTTTCCTCGATTTCTTTTCGGGGTCGGGGTATGGTTTCAACGTAGGTAATACCTTTACGCACCGCAACGTGTTCAAGCATGCAGAGATATTGCAGGTCAAGTTCAATTACAGCGTGCTGTTGGGTAACTCGGCCAACCAGATCAGCCGCGGCGGGGTACAGAACCAGGATTTTAAGATAGGGGTGAACCTGGCGTTCCCTCGTATCATCGCGCCTATCGATCTGCCGGTGTTGGGTAAATACGGCGTGCCGCACACCACGTTCTCTTCAAACTTCCAGTTGTTCTATCAGAATGGATTAGTGAAACGCCGGAGTTTCATCAACTCCATCACTTATGATTGGATGGAGACAAGCCGCAAGCAACATTCCTTTACCCCGATCAGCTTTGAGTTCTCGAATGGTACAATCGACCCTGCCGCCCGCGATGCGTTATTAAAGCAAAATCGTTTCTCGTATATCTACCTGATCGGCCGCACGGTTTATACGATCAGTACACAGTACACCTATCAACTCAACTTCAACAAGCTGAACTCGCTGGACGACTTCGTGTACTTCAGGGGATCGCTCGATATTGGTGGGAATACTATGAGCTTGCTGGCCAAGGCACTGAACACACCGCGTGACACTACCGGTGCACGCACGTTGTTCGGCTATCCATTTGCGCAGTATAGCAAGGCCGAAGTAGATCTGCGTTTTTATCGTACTTTGGGTGGCGAGCGCCAATTTATATTCAGGATCAATGCCGGCGCTGGTGTGCCTTATGGCAATAGTAACCAGTTGATATTCGAAAAGAACTATTACGCCGGTGGTGCCAATGATATGCGTGCGTGGTTACCGCGAACATTGGGCCCGGGCCAGTTCAACCGTGATTTTTATGGTACCGACACCACCACCCGCGACCGACTGAAATATCTTGATCAGTTCGGCGAGATCAAAGTGGTGAGCAACCTAGAATACCGTAGCAAGCTGATCAACAACTTCTACGGCACCAAGGTAAAGGGGGCGTTGTTTATGGATATGGGTAACATCTGGCGTATCAAAGATGCTCCTGAAAATCCAGGCGGTAAATTCACGTTCAACAACTTATATAAGTCTACCGCGATCGGCATCGGTGCTGGTCTGCGGTTCGACCTTCAGTTCTTCGTATTCCGTTTAGATGCAGCGTTTAAATTCAAAGACCCTCAGTTCGATGGGGCTGATCAGTATGTATTGCTGAAAAATTTTGGCGAGCTGTTCAAGAAAGGGCAGTTCAAGTCAGACTACCAGGATTCGCATGGCGAGCCATACCGCTTCATGCAGTTGAACTTCGCGATCGGGATGCCGTTCTAA
- a CDS encoding MarR family winged helix-turn-helix transcriptional regulator yields the protein MKIEDEIQSSKFEDNYHKAVINISYTYSWLNNLLRINFERYDLTSQQFNVLRILRGQSPKPATINMIKERMLDKMSDASRIVDRLMQKELVSRCTNNIDRRAVDIHISQKGLDVLSKIDQEFKTADLLKHSLTEDEAATLSDLLDKLRG from the coding sequence ATGAAGATCGAGGACGAGATACAAAGCAGCAAATTTGAAGATAATTACCACAAAGCGGTGATCAACATCAGCTACACCTACAGCTGGCTGAACAATCTTTTGCGTATCAACTTTGAGAGATATGACCTTACCAGTCAGCAGTTCAACGTGCTGCGGATCCTGCGTGGTCAAAGTCCCAAACCGGCCACCATCAATATGATCAAGGAGCGCATGCTCGACAAAATGTCTGATGCATCGCGCATCGTTGACCGCCTGATGCAAAAAGAATTGGTATCACGTTGTACCAACAACATCGACCGTAGGGCCGTTGATATTCACATCAGTCAAAAGGGGCTCGACGTACTGTCAAAGATCGATCAGGAATTTAAGACAGCCGACCTATTAAAGCATAGCCTCACCGAGGACGAGGCCGCCACGCTAAGTGACCTGCTGGATAAATTACGCGGTTAA